In a single window of the Dreissena polymorpha isolate Duluth1 chromosome 3, UMN_Dpol_1.0, whole genome shotgun sequence genome:
- the LOC127871654 gene encoding paramyosin-like, producing the protein MNGERLSIQPVWGTGGRKLSYGVLDTAETLLDSIDDLAEVLDRLTMKYTAVEEDVVIEEKQNEADYDEGDLGINVIPPSPPKTTPAQEEPKPTGSRRRTSADFSMFRKLKSCLDSTRHLIGSLRSEKGRLMKRQLSVECRMSELEDYKKHMKQDLNSLNDLVDLLTERICRQEVTIADALEAREQLHAERDDLQARLETAEALCTELSEDNENLMKENHQLKDHYGDTNFRLRNQELKYENEVLSVENVKLKELVRDLTESNIVQTGSTKSSGKELQLSVTSLPDVVRGQGKVKTISVSEDVETGYLSASF; encoded by the exons ATGAACGGCGAACGTCTCAGCATTCAGCCTGTATGGGGAACCGGCGGCCGGAAGTTGAGTTACGGCGTCCTGGACACCGCGGAGACGTTACTGGACAGCATCGACGACCTGGCGGAAGTGCTGGACCGGCTGACCATGAAGTATACCGCCGTCGAG GAAGACGTCGTTATCGAAGAAAAACAGAATGAAGCGGACTACGACGAAGGAGATTTGGGAATCAACGTCATACCGCCGTCGCCGCCAAAAACAACTCCAGCACAGGAAGAGCCAAAGCCCACTGGCTCGAGACGTCGAACTAGCGCGGACTTCAGTATGTTCCGGAAGTTGAAGTCATGTCTAGATTCCACGCGCCACCTGATTGGAAGTCTGCGAAGCGAGAAGGGGCGGCTTATGAAGCGCCAGCTTAGCGTCGAGTGCCGGATGTCAGAGTTGGAGGACTATAAGAAACACATGAAACAAGACTTG AATAGTCTCAACGACCTAGTAGACCTGCTGACTGAACGCATCTGTCGACAGGAAGTGACGATCGCTGACGCTCTGGAGGCCCGGGAGCAGCTGCATGCGGAGAGGGACGACCTCCAGGCGCGCCTCGAGACGGCCGAGGCGCTGTGTACAG AGCTTAGCGAAGATAACGAGAACTTGATGAAAGAAAACCATCAACTGAAGGATCACTATGGTGACACTAACTTCCGGTTGCGAAACCAAGAACTCAAATACGAAAACGAAGTTCTCAGTGTTGAAAATGTGAAACTCAAAGAACTTGTTCGCGACTTGACTGAATCAAACATTGTGCAAACCGGAAGTACAAAGTCGTCTGGTAAGGAACTACAACTGAGTGTAACGTCTCTCCCAGATGTTGTTCGCGGGCAAGGCAAAGTTAAAACAATCTCTGTGTCCGAAGACGTGGAGACAGGCTATTTGTCTGCTTCTTTCTGA